The following proteins are encoded in a genomic region of uncultured Vibrio sp.:
- the argB gene encoding acetylglutamate kinase, with protein sequence MTQTNQAPLVIKLGGAALSCKKTLSQLFGAIAAYQSSAQRQIAIVHGGGYLVDELMTKLQLETVKKHGLRVTPYDQIPVIAGALAGTANKLLQGQAIADGLNAVGLSLADGGLCQVEELDPELGAVGKATPGDSTLVQAILNTGALPIISSIGLTKEGQLMNVNADQAAVAVAGALDAELVLLSDVSGVLDGKGHLIKSLSEKEADALIERHVITDGMIVKVKAALEAANDLGRPIEVATWRYPEKLEHLFAGQSIGTQFLPQ encoded by the coding sequence ATGACGCAAACCAATCAAGCGCCATTAGTCATTAAGCTAGGCGGTGCAGCTTTATCTTGCAAGAAGACCTTGAGCCAACTTTTCGGTGCCATCGCGGCTTACCAAAGTTCGGCGCAACGACAAATCGCCATCGTTCATGGTGGTGGCTACCTGGTCGATGAGCTGATGACGAAATTGCAGCTCGAAACCGTAAAGAAACATGGTTTACGAGTGACACCATACGATCAAATCCCAGTCATTGCAGGGGCACTAGCCGGTACAGCAAACAAGCTGCTACAAGGGCAGGCAATTGCCGATGGTCTGAATGCTGTGGGTCTGAGCTTAGCGGACGGCGGTCTATGTCAGGTTGAAGAGCTCGATCCAGAATTGGGCGCGGTAGGTAAAGCGACTCCGGGTGACTCAACACTTGTTCAAGCGATCTTAAATACAGGCGCGCTGCCAATTATTAGTTCGATTGGCCTGACTAAAGAAGGCCAGTTGATGAACGTTAATGCGGATCAAGCAGCCGTCGCGGTTGCGGGAGCACTGGATGCGGAGTTGGTGCTGCTTTCAGATGTGAGCGGCGTTTTGGATGGCAAAGGCCACTTGATCAAAAGCTTGTCCGAGAAAGAAGCCGACGCATTGATCGAAAGGCATGTGATTACTGACGGCATGATCGTCAAAGTTAAAGCTGCTTTGGAGGCTGCCAATGATCTTGGTCGTCCTATCGAAGTGGCAACCTGGCGCTACCCTGAAAAGCTGGAGCATCTATTTGCTGGCCAAAGCATCGGTACCCAGTTTCTGCCTCAATAA
- a CDS encoding argininosuccinate synthase, with protein MSKVNVNKVVVAYSGGLDTSVIIPWLKENYNCEVVAFVADVGQGAEELEGIEEKAKASGASECYIADLKEEMVAEYVYPTLKTGAYYEGKYLLGTSMARPIIAKAQVEVARKVGADALCHGCTGKGNDQVRFEGAFAALAPDLHVIAPWREWDLVSREQCLDYLAERNIPCSASLTKIYSRDANAWHISTEGGVLEDTWNAPNEDCWVWTVDPEQAPNEAEYVTLKVEKGAVVAVDGEVMTPYNALVYLNEKGAKHGVGRIDIVENRLVGMKSRGCYETPGGTIMMEALRAVEQLVLDKSSFEFREELGLKASHLVYDGRWFTPLCKSILAASEELAQDVNGEVVVKLYKGQATVTQKRSDNSLYSEEFATFGEDEVYDQSHAGGFIRLYSLSSRIRALNSQKK; from the coding sequence ATGAGCAAAGTGAACGTAAATAAAGTAGTAGTCGCATACTCAGGCGGTCTAGATACTTCAGTCATCATCCCGTGGCTAAAAGAGAACTACAACTGTGAAGTTGTTGCGTTTGTCGCTGATGTAGGCCAGGGCGCAGAAGAGCTAGAAGGCATTGAAGAGAAAGCGAAAGCATCAGGTGCGTCTGAGTGTTACATCGCTGACCTGAAAGAAGAAATGGTAGCAGAGTATGTCTACCCAACACTAAAAACAGGCGCTTACTATGAAGGTAAATACCTGCTAGGTACTTCAATGGCGCGTCCAATCATCGCGAAAGCGCAGGTTGAAGTTGCTCGTAAAGTTGGTGCAGACGCACTGTGTCACGGTTGTACAGGTAAAGGTAACGACCAGGTTCGTTTCGAAGGCGCTTTTGCTGCACTAGCACCAGATCTACATGTTATCGCGCCTTGGCGTGAATGGGATTTAGTGAGCCGTGAGCAATGTCTGGATTACCTAGCTGAGCGTAACATTCCTTGTTCAGCATCTCTGACTAAGATTTACTCGCGTGACGCAAACGCATGGCACATCTCAACTGAAGGTGGCGTACTAGAAGATACTTGGAACGCGCCAAACGAAGATTGCTGGGTATGGACAGTTGATCCAGAGCAAGCGCCAAACGAAGCAGAATACGTCACGCTAAAAGTTGAGAAAGGTGCAGTCGTAGCGGTAGATGGTGAAGTAATGACGCCATACAACGCACTGGTTTACCTAAACGAAAAAGGCGCCAAACACGGTGTTGGTCGTATCGATATTGTAGAGAACCGTCTAGTTGGTATGAAGTCTCGTGGCTGTTACGAAACTCCAGGAGGCACCATCATGATGGAAGCGCTGCGTGCTGTTGAGCAACTAGTGCTAGACAAATCATCATTCGAATTCCGTGAAGAGCTAGGTCTTAAAGCCTCTCATCTTGTGTACGATGGTCGTTGGTTTACACCGCTATGTAAGTCAATCCTAGCGGCTTCAGAAGAGCTTGCTCAAGACGTGAATGGCGAAGTCGTTGTTAAGCTATATAAAGGTCAGGCAACAGTTACTCAAAAACGTTCTGACAACAGCCTGTACTCAGAAGAGTTTGCAACCTTCGGTGAAGACGAGGTTTACGACCAAAGCCATGCTGGTGGTTTCATCCGTCTTTACTCGCTATCAAGCCGTATCCGCGCTCTGAACAGCCAGAAGAAATAA
- the argH gene encoding argininosuccinate lyase — protein MALWGGRFTQAADTRFKEFNDSLRFDYRLAEQDIVGSIAWSKALLSVDVLSAEEQQKLELALNELKLEVMEDPHQILGSDAEDIHSWVEQQLIGKVGDLGKKLHTGRSRNDQVATDLKLWCRQQGQQLLIALDRLQSQMVHVAKQHQGTVLPGYTHLQRAQPVTFAHWCLAYVEMFERDHSRLSDALQRLDTCPLGSGALAGTAYPINREQLAHNLGFHRATRNSLDSVSDRDHVMELMSVASISMLHLSRLAEDMIFYNSGESNFIELADTVTSGSSLMPQKKNPDALELIRGKTGRVYGALSAMMMTVKALPLAYNKDMQEDKEGLFDALDTWNDCMEMAALCFDGIKVNGARTLEAAKQGYANATELADYLVAKGIPFREAHHIVGVAVVGAIEKGCALEELSLEELKVFSDVIEDDVYEILTIESCLEKRCALGGVSPQQVAYAVDQADKRLIQRDNAAVKVRPARLTDIETLEGMVAYWANLGENLPRSRNELVRDIGSFAVAEHHGEVTGCASLYVYDSGLAEVRSLGIEAGWQGQGQGSAIVNYLVEKARQMAIKKVFVLTRTPEFFMKQNFVPTSKSLLPEKVLKDCDQCPRQHACDEVALEINLVEQLIQKSYVA, from the coding sequence ATGGCATTATGGGGCGGAAGATTTACCCAAGCAGCAGATACCAGATTCAAAGAATTCAACGATTCGTTGCGTTTCGACTACCGATTGGCTGAGCAAGACATTGTAGGCTCAATTGCATGGTCTAAGGCACTGCTGTCTGTCGATGTGCTGTCGGCAGAAGAACAACAAAAACTTGAACTCGCTTTAAATGAGCTGAAGCTTGAAGTGATGGAAGACCCGCATCAGATCCTAGGCTCTGACGCAGAAGACATTCACTCTTGGGTTGAGCAGCAACTTATCGGTAAAGTGGGTGACTTAGGTAAAAAACTTCATACTGGCCGTTCACGTAACGATCAGGTAGCCACCGACCTTAAGCTTTGGTGCCGTCAACAAGGTCAGCAATTATTGATTGCTTTAGACCGTCTTCAATCGCAAATGGTTCACGTTGCCAAGCAGCACCAAGGTACGGTGTTGCCAGGTTATACTCACCTTCAACGTGCACAACCTGTGACCTTTGCGCACTGGTGTTTGGCTTACGTTGAAATGTTTGAGCGTGACCACTCTCGTTTGAGTGACGCACTACAGCGTTTAGACACCTGTCCACTAGGTTCAGGTGCTTTGGCGGGTACGGCATATCCAATTAACCGTGAGCAACTGGCGCACAATCTTGGTTTTCACCGTGCAACGCGTAACTCTCTGGATTCGGTATCAGACCGTGACCATGTGATGGAGCTGATGTCCGTAGCGTCTATCTCAATGCTGCACCTTTCTCGTTTGGCTGAGGATATGATTTTCTACAACTCAGGTGAATCTAACTTCATCGAATTAGCCGATACGGTCACTTCTGGCTCTTCATTGATGCCACAGAAGAAAAACCCGGATGCACTTGAGTTAATCCGTGGCAAGACTGGCCGTGTGTACGGAGCGCTCTCTGCGATGATGATGACGGTTAAAGCATTGCCACTGGCGTACAACAAAGATATGCAGGAAGACAAAGAAGGTTTGTTTGATGCGTTAGATACCTGGAACGACTGTATGGAAATGGCAGCGTTGTGTTTCGATGGTATCAAAGTAAACGGTGCAAGAACGCTGGAAGCTGCGAAGCAAGGCTATGCCAATGCGACTGAGCTGGCTGATTACCTTGTTGCGAAAGGTATTCCATTCCGTGAAGCTCACCATATTGTTGGTGTTGCCGTTGTCGGTGCGATTGAGAAAGGCTGTGCGCTTGAAGAGCTGTCTTTAGAAGAGTTGAAAGTATTCTCTGACGTCATTGAAGATGATGTGTATGAGATTCTTACTATCGAATCTTGTCTTGAAAAACGTTGTGCGCTTGGTGGTGTGTCACCACAGCAAGTGGCTTATGCGGTTGATCAGGCAGACAAGCGTTTAATTCAGCGTGATAATGCGGCAGTGAAAGTACGTCCTGCGCGTTTGACTGACATCGAGACGTTAGAAGGTATGGTCGCTTACTGGGCTAACCTGGGCGAAAACTTGCCACGCTCTCGTAACGAATTAGTACGCGATATTGGTTCATTTGCGGTCGCAGAGCATCATGGTGAAGTCACGGGTTGCGCTTCTTTGTACGTCTATGACTCTGGGTTAGCCGAAGTTCGCTCTCTAGGCATTGAAGCTGGCTGGCAGGGCCAGGGGCAGGGCAGTGCGATAGTGAACTACTTGGTAGAAAAAGCTCGCCAAATGGCAATCAAAAAAGTCTTTGTGTTAACGAGAACACCTGAGTTCTTTATGAAACAGAACTTTGTACCAACTTCGAAGTCTCTACTACCAGAGAAAGTACTGAAAGACTGTGACCAATGCCCTCGTCAGCATGCGTGCGATGAAGTGGCTCTGGAGATCAATTTGGTCGAACAGTTGATCCAAAAAAGTTACGTTGCATAG
- a CDS encoding glutathione peroxidase: protein MFISKEGQNVPHVTLPTRQNGNWVNLTTDELFKDKTVIVFSLPGAFTPTCSSSHLPRYNELVPVFKEHGVDEILCVSVNDTFVMNAWKQEQEAENITFIPDGNGEFTDGMGMLVDKSELGFGKRSWRYSMLVKNGVVEKMFIEPNEPGDPFKVSDADTMLNYIAPDYKTQESITVFTKPGCPFCVKAKQNLIDKGLQYEEVILGKDATTVSLRAISGRTTVPQVFIGGRLIGGSEELESYLG from the coding sequence ATGTTTATCTCTAAAGAAGGTCAAAACGTTCCACACGTTACTCTACCAACTCGTCAGAACGGCAATTGGGTTAATCTCACCACCGATGAGCTTTTTAAAGACAAAACGGTTATCGTCTTTAGCTTACCGGGCGCGTTTACCCCGACGTGTTCTTCAAGCCATTTACCTCGTTATAACGAACTGGTTCCTGTATTTAAGGAGCACGGCGTGGATGAAATCTTATGTGTGTCGGTCAATGACACGTTTGTGATGAACGCGTGGAAACAAGAGCAAGAAGCAGAAAATATTACCTTCATCCCAGACGGCAATGGTGAGTTTACCGATGGTATGGGGATGCTGGTTGATAAAAGTGAACTTGGCTTTGGTAAGCGCTCTTGGCGTTACAGCATGCTGGTAAAAAATGGCGTGGTTGAAAAAATGTTTATTGAACCCAATGAGCCAGGAGATCCGTTTAAAGTGTCTGATGCGGATACGATGCTCAATTACATCGCTCCTGACTACAAAACTCAGGAATCCATCACGGTCTTCACCAAGCCGGGTTGTCCATTCTGCGTGAAAGCGAAGCAGAACCTCATTGATAAAGGGCTTCAGTATGAAGAAGTGATCTTGGGTAAAGATGCAACGACGGTAAGTCTACGCGCAATTTCTGGGCGCACTACCGTGCCTCAGGTCTTCATTGGCGGCAGACTAATAGGCGGCAGTGAAGAGTTAGAAAGCTACTTAGGTTAA
- the oxyR gene encoding DNA-binding transcriptional regulator OxyR, which translates to MNIRDFEYLVALAEHRHFRKAAEACFVSQPTLSGQIRKLEDELGTALLERSSRRVLFTDSGLQLVDQAKRILSEVKMFKDMASGQNGAMTGPLHIGFIPTVGPYLLPKILPDLKVEFPDLELFLHEAQTQQLVHQLEDGKLDCLVLASVAETEPFKEIEVYNEPLSVAVPCDHEWASLEQIDMMSLKGKTVLSLGDGHCLRDQALGFCFAAGAKDDERFKATSLETLRNMVAAGGGITLLPQLSLPNEKQKDGVSYIPAINPTPTRKIVLVYRPGSPLRARFEALAAKIKDILASYPSSIAA; encoded by the coding sequence ATGAATATTCGGGACTTTGAGTACCTCGTTGCGCTTGCGGAACATAGGCACTTCCGTAAAGCGGCAGAAGCATGTTTTGTCAGCCAACCGACCCTTAGTGGACAAATTCGTAAATTAGAAGACGAGCTCGGAACGGCGCTTTTGGAGCGCAGTAGCCGTCGTGTGCTGTTTACCGACTCAGGTTTGCAGTTGGTGGATCAAGCAAAACGTATTTTAAGTGAAGTGAAAATGTTTAAGGACATGGCGAGTGGTCAAAACGGCGCGATGACCGGTCCATTGCATATTGGTTTTATACCCACAGTCGGCCCTTATTTGTTGCCAAAAATACTTCCAGATCTAAAAGTAGAATTTCCGGATCTGGAGTTATTTCTGCATGAAGCTCAGACCCAGCAGTTAGTACATCAACTTGAAGATGGTAAGTTGGACTGTCTGGTATTGGCCTCAGTGGCAGAAACCGAACCATTCAAAGAGATTGAAGTGTATAACGAGCCGTTAAGTGTTGCGGTACCATGCGATCATGAATGGGCATCTTTGGAGCAGATCGACATGATGTCCCTGAAGGGGAAGACAGTATTGTCTCTCGGTGATGGCCATTGTTTACGAGATCAGGCTTTAGGCTTTTGTTTTGCTGCAGGTGCGAAAGATGATGAAAGATTCAAAGCTACCAGCTTAGAGACGCTGCGCAATATGGTGGCCGCAGGTGGGGGAATTACATTACTACCTCAGTTATCACTGCCGAATGAGAAGCAAAAAGATGGCGTTAGTTACATTCCAGCGATAAACCCGACTCCGACACGTAAAATTGTATTGGTATATCGCCCTGGCTCACCACTTCGTGCGCGTTTTGAAGCATTAGCTGCGAAGATCAAAGATATTCTTGCGAGCTACCCATCATCGATAGCGGCTTGA
- a CDS encoding PBP1A family penicillin-binding protein, which yields MKFIKRLFLLTLICIILGVTTIFGFYQYVKPELPEVATLKDVELQTPMKVFSQDGKLIAQFGEKRRIPVTYDEIPQDLIHALIATEDSRFYEHPGIDPIGITRAALVVALSGSAKQGASTITQQLARNFFLSNEKKLMRKIKEIFIAIHIEQLLSKQEIMELYVNKIFLGYRSYGFGAAAQVYFGKSLNELTLSEIATLAGMPKAPSTMNPIYSLERATNRRNVVLMRMLDENYITQEQYDEARNEPIVARYHSAEIELSAPYVAELARAWAVKEFGEEKAYTSGMNIYMTVDSKLQDAANTAAVNNLLAYDERHGYRGAEKTLWKSGESAWDTEQIEQHLKKLPTYGDLSPAVVTKVEGKTAQVWVKNYQKQTIPWSGMNWARKYLTDKRQGSAPKSAQDILAEGQQVWVREVSSDDDEGSKANNWKLSQVPNANTAFVAMDPENGAILSMVGGFNFIHSKFNRATMSVRQVGSSIKPFIYSAAIDKGLTLATLVNDAPINKWDAGSGSAWRPKNSPPTYGGPTRLRIGLAQSKNVMAVRTLREVGLDETRQYLTRFGFDINDVPRSETIALGAGSLTPMKVAQGYSVFANGGYYVEPFYVDRIEDAFGEVLFKANPKSVCKQNCPQVVEQYSENRFASEFGEQDVEIEGLVTDNSLESDEPQYAPQVISQENAFLMREMMYSNIWGGGDWREGTGWNGTGWRAQSLKRRDIGGKTGTTNDSKDAWYNGYGPGVVAVAWVGFDDHSRALGRATVNSNLGKGQVSGAEAGGKTAEPAWIDFMRVALEGTPEQSKQVPDNIVQVRIDRNSGMLTDNVDGSAMMEYFEKGTEPTEYSGSLLEDSIYSSGGGTTEELF from the coding sequence GTGAAGTTCATAAAGCGTTTATTTTTATTAACATTGATTTGCATAATTCTTGGAGTCACCACTATTTTTGGCTTCTATCAGTACGTAAAGCCTGAATTACCAGAGGTTGCAACTCTAAAAGACGTTGAATTACAAACACCTATGAAGGTGTTTAGTCAAGACGGGAAGCTGATCGCACAGTTCGGTGAAAAGCGTCGCATTCCTGTCACTTATGATGAAATTCCTCAAGACTTGATTCATGCATTAATCGCAACAGAAGACAGCCGTTTTTACGAGCATCCAGGTATCGACCCGATAGGTATCACACGTGCAGCTTTAGTGGTTGCGCTTTCTGGTTCAGCAAAACAAGGGGCGAGTACCATCACCCAGCAGCTGGCACGTAATTTCTTCTTATCAAATGAGAAGAAGCTGATGCGTAAAATTAAAGAGATTTTCATCGCAATCCATATTGAGCAGCTATTGAGCAAACAAGAGATCATGGAGCTTTATGTCAACAAGATCTTCCTGGGTTACCGGTCATATGGTTTTGGTGCTGCTGCACAGGTCTACTTTGGTAAAAGTCTCAACGAACTGACTCTCAGTGAAATCGCAACTTTAGCTGGTATGCCAAAAGCACCTTCGACCATGAACCCAATTTATTCATTGGAGCGTGCAACCAATCGCCGCAATGTCGTGTTAATGCGTATGCTGGATGAGAATTACATTACTCAGGAGCAATACGACGAGGCACGAAATGAGCCTATAGTCGCGCGCTACCACAGCGCAGAGATCGAGCTATCAGCGCCTTATGTTGCCGAGTTAGCGCGTGCTTGGGCAGTGAAAGAGTTCGGTGAAGAAAAAGCCTACACGTCAGGTATGAATATCTACATGACGGTGGACTCAAAACTTCAGGATGCCGCAAATACGGCCGCCGTAAACAACTTGCTCGCCTACGACGAACGCCATGGTTATCGTGGTGCTGAAAAAACGCTTTGGAAAAGTGGCGAAAGTGCTTGGGATACCGAGCAAATTGAACAACACCTTAAGAAGCTGCCAACCTATGGCGACCTTTCCCCTGCTGTTGTGACCAAAGTAGAAGGGAAGACGGCACAGGTGTGGGTGAAGAACTATCAAAAACAAACGATCCCTTGGTCAGGAATGAACTGGGCACGTAAATACCTGACTGACAAGCGTCAAGGTTCAGCACCAAAATCGGCGCAGGATATCCTCGCTGAAGGTCAACAAGTTTGGGTTCGTGAGGTGAGCTCTGACGATGATGAAGGTAGTAAAGCAAACAACTGGAAACTGAGTCAGGTTCCAAATGCCAATACCGCGTTCGTTGCGATGGACCCTGAAAACGGCGCGATCTTGTCGATGGTAGGTGGCTTTAACTTTATCCACAGCAAGTTTAACCGTGCAACCATGTCGGTACGTCAGGTAGGTTCGAGTATCAAACCGTTCATTTATTCTGCCGCTATTGATAAAGGTCTGACGTTGGCGACGCTCGTCAACGATGCACCTATCAACAAATGGGATGCGGGCTCTGGTTCTGCATGGCGACCAAAAAATTCACCGCCAACTTACGGTGGTCCAACTCGCCTTCGTATCGGCCTTGCTCAATCTAAGAACGTAATGGCGGTTCGTACACTACGCGAAGTGGGTCTGGATGAAACACGTCAATACCTAACACGTTTTGGTTTTGATATTAACGATGTTCCGCGCTCAGAAACCATTGCCCTTGGTGCAGGCAGCTTGACGCCAATGAAAGTCGCGCAAGGCTATTCAGTGTTTGCCAATGGCGGTTACTATGTCGAACCGTTCTATGTCGATCGAATTGAAGATGCGTTTGGCGAAGTACTGTTTAAAGCGAACCCTAAGAGCGTTTGTAAACAAAACTGCCCACAAGTCGTCGAACAATACTCCGAGAATCGCTTTGCGAGTGAATTTGGTGAGCAAGATGTTGAGATTGAGGGTTTAGTAACAGACAACTCGCTAGAAAGTGATGAGCCACAATATGCCCCTCAAGTTATTTCACAAGAAAATGCATTCCTGATGCGTGAAATGATGTACAGCAATATTTGGGGTGGTGGTGACTGGCGTGAAGGCACTGGCTGGAACGGTACAGGTTGGCGAGCACAATCGTTGAAACGTCGCGATATTGGCGGTAAGACGGGGACAACAAATGACTCCAAAGACGCTTGGTATAACGGTTACGGACCAGGGGTTGTGGCTGTCGCCTGGGTTGGTTTTGATGACCACTCAAGAGCGCTTGGTCGTGCTACGGTAAACAGTAACCTCGGTAAAGGCCAAGTTTCTGGTGCAGAAGCGGGCGGTAAAACGGCCGAGCCAGCTTGGATAGACTTTATGCGTGTTGCGCTTGAAGGCACACCGGAGCAGAGTAAGCAGGTTCCTGACAATATTGTACAAGTCCGTATTGATCGTAACAGCGGCATGCTGACCGACAACGTAGACGGCAGCGCCATGATGGAATACTTCGAGAAAGGCACAGAGCCAACTGAATACTCAGGTAGCTTGCTGGAAGACAGTATTTACTCCAGCGGTGGCGGGACAACCGAAGAGCTGTTCTAA
- the pilM gene encoding type IV pilus assembly protein PilM → MDKRIVTGIDIGHNSLKAVVLKPNGDQFALLGYKEILLKEAIVAENNTINHQEIVNTLKQVKKELPFGARKVAISVPDNAVISKKLHIEQNTEESEIEFAVVQAFSHQSPFPMEELSLDFVRLSAEEGLRGPDSYQVFATRKDVVESRVEAIHKSGLKPVLVDVHSQSLGQIWKLATERFPDKSKYGLLDVGCQSSSFTMFTGQGELFHKEFACGTGSTQAFTLSSTPESPLSEEKQEKTSQFNRQMVDRVKRQMQLYASINGAQNIKGIWLSGDGAATPMLAEELSHQLTLECELLNPLGLFEMNVAKRKRRAAEWQRFSTAAGLAVRGIQWLGGRCVISN, encoded by the coding sequence ATGGATAAGCGAATCGTTACAGGCATCGATATAGGCCATAACAGCCTCAAAGCCGTCGTACTTAAACCCAATGGCGATCAATTCGCCTTACTGGGTTACAAAGAAATATTACTTAAGGAAGCTATTGTCGCTGAAAATAACACCATAAATCATCAAGAAATTGTAAATACCCTTAAACAGGTGAAAAAAGAGCTGCCATTTGGTGCGAGAAAAGTGGCAATTTCAGTCCCTGATAATGCGGTTATCAGCAAAAAGCTGCACATTGAACAAAATACCGAAGAGAGCGAAATAGAATTTGCGGTAGTGCAGGCTTTTTCTCATCAATCTCCTTTCCCAATGGAAGAGCTGAGCCTGGATTTTGTCCGCCTTAGTGCCGAGGAAGGTCTACGAGGGCCTGATAGCTACCAAGTATTTGCAACGCGTAAAGATGTCGTAGAAAGCCGAGTTGAAGCTATACACAAATCTGGCCTTAAGCCTGTCTTGGTTGATGTTCATTCGCAAAGCCTAGGGCAGATATGGAAACTGGCTACAGAACGCTTCCCAGACAAAAGTAAGTACGGTTTGCTCGATGTAGGTTGCCAGTCGAGTTCATTCACGATGTTCACCGGGCAAGGCGAGCTGTTCCATAAAGAATTTGCCTGTGGAACAGGTTCTACTCAGGCCTTTACTCTGTCCTCTACTCCGGAAAGTCCCTTGTCCGAAGAGAAGCAAGAAAAAACGAGTCAATTTAACCGCCAGATGGTCGATCGCGTAAAACGCCAGATGCAGCTGTATGCATCCATTAATGGCGCACAAAACATCAAAGGCATTTGGTTATCCGGTGACGGTGCAGCAACGCCAATGTTGGCTGAAGAGCTTTCACATCAATTGACGCTCGAATGCGAGCTACTAAATCCGTTGGGCCTATTTGAAATGAATGTTGCCAAACGTAAGCGTCGAGCGGCGGAATGGCAGCGCTTTTCAACTGCAGCTGGATTGGCAGTACGAGGTATTCAATGGTTAGGAGGTCGTTGTGTTATATCGAATTAA
- a CDS encoding PilN domain-containing protein, with the protein MLYRINLLPWRENQREEHRRRFVGLIILGLFFAVGIQWGVGKFYEFQQDQQQDRLDYLTHYIAELDQRIDAMKIAEQEHSKILERLKVVEGLQSGRNKTTEFMNLMPAVIPEGVYVDKIKMNDLEIEIVGISDSTPRLATMLDNMERSAKLLDVEMHSIVHGKARFGKEFQTFKVSFIFKAVELGEEGQHG; encoded by the coding sequence GTGTTATATCGAATTAACCTATTGCCCTGGCGGGAAAACCAGAGGGAAGAACATCGTCGTCGTTTTGTTGGGTTGATTATTTTAGGGTTGTTTTTTGCTGTTGGTATTCAATGGGGGGTCGGTAAGTTTTATGAGTTCCAGCAAGACCAACAGCAGGACCGGCTCGATTACCTCACTCACTATATTGCAGAGCTTGATCAACGCATTGACGCAATGAAAATTGCAGAGCAAGAGCACAGCAAAATCCTAGAGCGCTTGAAAGTAGTTGAAGGCTTGCAAAGTGGGCGTAACAAAACTACCGAATTCATGAATCTGATGCCTGCTGTGATTCCTGAAGGTGTGTATGTCGACAAGATCAAAATGAATGATCTGGAAATCGAGATAGTGGGTATTTCAGATAGTACACCTCGTCTGGCCACCATGCTCGATAACATGGAGCGTTCAGCCAAACTTTTAGACGTTGAAATGCACTCTATCGTTCATGGTAAAGCTCGCTTCGGTAAAGAATTTCAGACCTTTAAAGTGTCGTTCATATTTAAGGCGGTAGAGCTGGGGGAGGAAGGCCAGCATGGTTAA
- the pilO gene encoding type 4a pilus biogenesis protein PilO has translation MVNWQDLEMDEIAEWPFMPQLIIIILFILLLQGFGYWFFLVPKEERLNDLIQQEETLKIALRIKANKVASLPQLQSQLDELSTRYELLLRQLPAQKELATMLASVNELGIDNKLTFTRIDWGEKQSDHFLFRLPLNIELTGDFHDIGRFSQAIATLSRIITFQDVTWQRVSQESETLHFRVRANTYQFKPEDKKDEK, from the coding sequence ATGGTTAATTGGCAAGACCTTGAAATGGATGAGATTGCTGAGTGGCCGTTCATGCCTCAGTTGATAATCATTATTCTGTTCATCCTGCTACTCCAAGGCTTTGGTTATTGGTTTTTCCTAGTGCCTAAGGAAGAACGATTAAACGACCTGATCCAGCAGGAAGAAACACTCAAAATCGCGTTACGAATTAAAGCTAACAAGGTGGCCTCCTTACCTCAGCTCCAATCTCAGTTGGATGAGCTAAGCACGCGCTACGAATTGCTGTTGCGACAATTGCCCGCTCAGAAAGAGTTAGCCACTATGCTGGCATCCGTCAATGAGCTCGGGATAGACAACAAACTGACTTTCACCCGCATTGACTGGGGAGAAAAACAGTCTGATCACTTCTTATTTCGGCTGCCACTAAACATCGAGTTAACCGGGGATTTTCATGATATTGGCCGCTTCTCACAAGCGATTGCGACCTTGTCGCGCATCATCACTTTTCAAGATGTGACTTGGCAGCGCGTCAGTCAAGAGAGTGAAACGCTGCATTTTCGCGTAAGAGCGAATACCTATCAGTTCAAACCAGAGGACAAGAAAGATGAGAAATGA